From the Carya illinoinensis cultivar Pawnee chromosome 4, C.illinoinensisPawnee_v1, whole genome shotgun sequence genome, one window contains:
- the LOC122306368 gene encoding uncharacterized protein LOC122306368, whose product MVKFRETLSFCNLFDLGFSGNRFTWTNNREGRHFTKERLDRACGNSKWINLFGNFTVTHLDCSQSDHNPIIVQKTGQFPSRKRNRIFRFESAWTRQEMCEEIIKKVWQTSTRSPNNLISTIRGLTCCQKELKSWSNTTSRGQGTLIKEKSELLNQLKRDNKGDLQGEIKLIQRELNDLMDAENLKWQQRAKQA is encoded by the coding sequence ATGGTGAAGTTTAGGGAGACTCTTAGTTTCTGCAACCTTTTTGACTTGGGGTTTAGTGGCAATAGGTTCACTTGGACCAACAATAGGGAAGGCAGACATTTCACAAAGGAAAGACTCGACAGGGCCTGTGGCAATAGCAAGTGGATCAACCTATTTGGAAACTTTACTGTAACTCACTTGGATTGCTCCCAATCTGATCACAACCCCATAATAGTCCAGAAAACAGGCCAATTCCCTTCTAGAAAGAGGAACAGAATTTTTAGATTCGAATCAGCCTGGACCAGACAGGAAATGTGTGAGGAAATCATCAAAAAAGTCTGGCAAACCTCCACCAGATCCCCTAACAACCTGATCAGCACCATAAGAGGACTTACCTGCTGTCAAAAGGAACTGAAATCATGGAGCAATACCACCTCTAGGGGCCAAGGAACTCTCATAAAAGAGAAGAGTGAGCTACTGAACCAACTAAAGAGAGATAACAAGGGGGATCTTCAAGGGGAAATCAAACTGATCCAAAGAGAACTTAATGATCTTATGGATGCAGAAAACCTTAAATGGCAGCAAAGAGCCAAACAAGCCTGA